The Schistocerca nitens isolate TAMUIC-IGC-003100 chromosome 2, iqSchNite1.1, whole genome shotgun sequence nucleotide sequence gtggttctgccACATTTATTGGGATGTGGTCACAAGTTACAACGTGTATTCAGTATGGTCTCCTGATTCAGCAACATGCTACATCTGTAACATGATCTTGTCAACAGTTGCTCGCATCATATGCGATACAATCAGAGCAATGGGTCTTTGTGTGCTATCCTTCAGATCACGAAGAGTCCAGGTACATCTCTAATAGAAATGatttttcagatagccccacaaccagaagtcacttaGATTTAGGTTGGGGGATCTGGAAAGCCAATTATCTTGAAACTTTGCAGTTGTTAGCAAGCAAGTCTTTCACATGGCAAGCAACATGTcatcgccccatcttgcatgaaaataaggGTGTACTCACGTCGGTGGTACAtacactaaaattggaacgatacagagaagattagcacgGCTCCTGCGCAAGGATGACATGCAAAATCGTGAAACGTTCCACATTTTTTGGAGAATGGGGTTCCGCAGGGCTCTgtgttgagtgtatctctatttttagtggccattaatgatcTAGCAGTAGCTGTAGGGCTGTCTGTTTCACCGTATCTGTAttcagacaacttctgcattttgtgctgctccaccagtactggtgttgctgagcaacgcctacagggagccatccagaaTGCACAGTCACAGGAtctagcccatggtttccagtttttggccgcAAAGTCTGATGTTATGCtcttctgtcggtgtcgtaccattcatccggaaccagaactttaccttaataacgatccactcactgtagtggagaaatatcgattcttaggactggttttgatgcctgattgacttggcttcctcacctgtcagcttaagcagaagtgctggcagcacctgaacgccctccactgcctgagcaacactaactggggagcagatcactctacgctgctgcagctctacagagcccttgttcaatcctgtctTGACTGTGGGAGTCcggtttatggtttggcggcaccctcagtgttgcgtttactcaacccagtgcaccactgtgtgtggcattcgcctagcgacaagagcttttaggatgagtccggtgaccagcgtcctggtggagaccAGAGTCCCACCATTGCAGTTTAGGTGTGCGCAGTTGCtctccagttacgttgcacatgttcGTAGTGCTCCtgtgcatccaaattaccgtctccttttcctgcccatggcggttcatctcctgcatcagcgGCCTAGGTCagagcttacaattgcagttcgtgtgtgattccttctctctgaactggagtccttgtcattaccacctatacttgaggttcattcacTAACACtttcatggtgtacacctaggctgcagcttcgcgtggacctttcacatggccctaagcacTCAGCTAACCCTGTGacactctgctgtcacttcctctcaattctcaaCATGTACTGGGGCCatactgtcacttcctctcaattctcaacatgtactgggaccatgaagtggtttacaccgatggttctatggctgatggtcacgttggctttggctgtgttcatggaggacatatagaacagcaatccctgccagatggctgcagtgttttcattgcagagctggcggccatatctcgtgctcctgAGCACATCAGCTCATGCCCGggagagtcatttctcctgtgtactgactccttgagcagcctacaagctatcgaccagtgctacccttgtcatcctttggtagcgaccttccagaagtccatctatgccctggaatagtccagtcattcagtggtgtttgtctggaccccaggtcacatcggaatcccaggcaataaacttgccgacaggctacgcagaaaccgcttatggagatcggcttctctgaaactgacctgcattctaTATAATGCAATAAGtttttgtggctttgggagatggaatggtataacctcagtatgcacaagctgcatgtcattaaggaaactatgaatgtgtggaagacctccgtgCGCGCCTCTCGCAGGGGCTCTGTggctctgtcggctccgcattggccatatgtggctgatGCAAGGTTACCTTCTCCGTCGTGAGGACCcaactcagtgtcgctgtggctcacgaaTGACGGTTGTCCATCTTTTGCTGGACTgccgacttttaactttcccagcaccctaccttcggtgttggatgacaatgcctccacagcagctttagttttatgttttatttgtgagggtgagttttatcatttgctctaagttttTAGCAATGTCCTATGTACCTGTGTGTCCTGCACGCTATGCTTTCAGGTTgggggttttaatgtgttgcagagtggctggcctttcctttttatcctcatggtcagccagccatggtaacctgctttcttgttttaacctcttaTACCTGTTTTTTtgtctttgtggttttcttgtccccttttgtccattcaAGTGTTTGTGGCCCTTCAGTCGTTGTttggtttttcctttcattctgttttgtgttgtctcaTTGTCTTAGTCTCAGCCTTGTGGCATTGTCTCCtatggaacaagggaccaatgaccaatGACCTCTTAGTTTAGTCTCTCCCCCCAccctttttaaaccaaccaaccaaaatatgGTGTGACAAAGTTGCTTACTTGCGAAGCTGGAATAAAATTTTGCACAAGGTCTTTATAGCATGAATATGTCACTGTACAGCTAACAGACCACGAGGTGTCATCTGCACAGAGAAAAACAGATGgacaatgaaggagcttgtgaaatgaaatgacaccacaAAATCACAAAAGTtgggtgcagtggatgttcctgcaaaaATGTGCATCCATGACACCATGCTGAGTAAAATATGCCTTGCCCGGCCAATGAATATTCCTTGGCCACATGTCATATATTTCCATGGGTGCCAAAAAACAAAAGACAGTCACGGTGTTGTAGCTTTTGGGCTTCATTTGATGCACACTTTGAATCTTGTAGGTataccagtgtaaaatgtgccGCAAAATCTTTTATCAGTTGACCAGGGGAGAGAAAATTCCCATGACACAGCTTGAGCACTGTCTGTGCAGAGTTTGAGCCATATGCTGCATGTTCGGTTAtagcaacagtaacttcaacaactACTTCCATGGGAAAGGGTCACTTCTGTCTCCTTGCTGCACCCCTAATTCTCCTCTTTCTTCAAAGtgcttgatcatattctttagcccatttattgacatggggcctcttcgcagctgtttcttttGGCAATATTTCCGCAGTATAGCACTGCTATTGCTGTCGTTCTGATGAaataactttaccagcagtgcacggtctttcttGTCAACACCACTGTGTTTCGAACAGAAAACTTCAATCTTCTTAAtcatttacaccaacagtcacttcacaatagATATCAACATGTATATCCAAGCCACAAACAGCATACTGATGTGAAAACAGGAAATGTTTCATGTTCAGACTTCTTACGGTGCCTtgtttttcacctggtggcagaaagtgaagCTTTTTCCCCCAGCGAACTCCATGAGCACAACGATTTAATGAACATACATACTGTGTTTCAGCAACCTGTTATGTATACAACTCACACTGCAGCAATTGGAACATcagtttaattatgaccacccggTATGTTTTTCTCACGCGTTCATTATTAAACTGAGTGttatacatttatatatattttttataattgCAGGTAATTGAGAGAGATGGacagaattacacttgcttgttaTGTGACGAAGACCAGAGGGCTGTGGGGGACATGAAGAGCATATCATCACACACAAAAAATGTACATAACATCCGTGTTTACATTTGTGATATCTGTGGTCAGGACTTCCGCAAACGAAATGAATTATCTGCTCACTTAGATGAGCATGCAGCCACCGAGGATGGAGACTATCAGTGTGAAGTGTGTAATCGTATATTCAGTAACCTTAGACTTTTCCGTGTACACAAACGTATGCATTATCCACAGTCAAAGCTGTGGACATGTGAGACTTGTGGCAAGCGGTATAGCTCTCGAAATTTGCTAGAAGAACATATCAATACACATACTGGAGTGCGACCTTATGTGTGTGAGGTGTGTGGCAAAGATTTTGCATCAAAATACACATACAGGGCTCATGCAAAGACGCATGAAATACGCCCTCGACCTTTCACATGTAATGAATGTGGGAAGACATTCCTGAGTGCACAGAACCTTGCACAGCATGAACGTACTCATAATGGTTCTCGTGAATACATCTGTGAGCAGTGTGGAAAGGCATTTGGTACACCTCGAAATCTGGAAGTCCATTCAGTTGTTCACTCAGGGTGTAAGCCTTTTGTATGTCGCACCTGTGGTAAAGCATTTGCAAGAAAGGCTGAGATACGTGATCATGAACGTACACACACAGGTGAGAAACCATATCAGTGTGAATTCTGTGGTGCAACATTCAGTCAGCGTAGCAACTTGCAATCTCACAAACGTGCTACACACCTCCAAGACAAACGATATAAATGTGCTGATTGTGGTAAAGGTTTCAAACGACGCCGTCTCCTAGATTACCATGTAAAAGCTGCTCACACGGGTGAACGACCATATAAATGTCCCACATGTGATGCAACTTTTGTTTATCCTGAGCATTTCAAGAAACATCGCCGTATCCATACTGGTGAGAAGCCTTTCCATTGTGAAGTATGTGGTAAAGCATTCAACAGCCGTGACAATCGCAATGCTCATAGGTTTGTGCATAGTGACAAGAAACCTTATGAATGTTTGTGTTGTGGAATGGGTTTCATGCGCAAACCACTCTTATACAATCACATGCAGAGCCAAGGTCATTTAAATGACACAATTGTAGTGAACCAGCCAAGGCTTACTTCAGATGATGATTTAACTAGAGAAGCAGTAGTTGCCACTGCTGGTGAACTGTCTGCTGGTGCAGAAGTAGAAATGACTGTTGTTGATGGCAGTCATGTACCTGAGCATGAAACCAAGGTAAATTTGGGATacgaatttattattattgttattgttagtagtagtagtattagtagtaatagtagtaatgcAAGAAGTAAAGATAACCACTCACCATATAACTGATATGTTAAACAGTCAACAGACAACTATAACAATTTTGTGAAAGCTTAACAATGATTTCAGTGTCCTTGCTTGGTGATTATTGTGTTTCAGTATTTTAACTCCAAATGAGTACATTGTCTGAAAGCTTAGTAACTATTTAACTCATGTTTCTGTACCAGCCAGCCATTCAGTACCTTAACTATACTGTGTGTGGTTACTTTTACACCTTTCGGTATTTACTGTCTACCCAGAACTTTCAGGTATTAAATCAATAATTTGCAGCTTAGAAGTAATAATGCAAGGAATTATTTTATgatggaaaaaaggaaaaatattcatTCTTGCATACTCTGTTCATGGAAGTGTATATAACTTAGTGTGCATTATTGTGCATTATTATAGTACCTTAAACATTCTCATTGTACAAGTAGTTAGAGCTATAGGAAATTTTTTAGTGATGCAAAAAGAAGTTAGTTTGGAGAACAGTCAAAGAATGGCTAACCCACCAAAACTATTTTCTGCACCTTAGGAAGATTGTGAATCATTAAGCATATAATTAATTAAATTCTGAGTGAGTAATTCTGCCTGAACTGGCCTCGGTAGGCCCAATGGTATTGACTGActgtcatgtcatcctcagctgataggaTGCGGCTATGGATGGGCACGTGGTTAGCACATAACTCTCCTGACCATTGTTAGGTTTCTTGACCTTAGCCCCTATTCCTCagacaaatagctcctcaattggcctcacaatggCTCAGtggaccctgcttgccaacagtgctcagcaggCCCATATGGTCACCCTTCCAAGTACTTGCGAAGCCCGACGGCATTTAACCTTGGTgagctgacgggaaccagtgttaccaataATGGGAAATTGACTAAAAAGATTCTGTTTTGGGTTTCTTATGGTCAGAAAGACCTTGAGGGTACCAAATGGAAAATGGACTGACGATGTAAAGAAACAAGCTGGGATGTGAAAAGTTAAAGATCATAATGAATGCAGAAGTTTGGAAGAGGCCTGTATCCATTAGTGGATGATAAATTGTTGATGATTGCAATGATCCATCTCAGATGTAATATTACTAATTGGATTTTGAATTGAGAAGAGAATTTTAAATAACCTGATAATTACATAAAGAGGACAGAGGGaataaactgttaaaataaaattgATGGGTACAGTGCACAGACATTGGTCTTAGTAAATACTTTAATCAAGAGTAGTATGTTATGAAATTCTTTCTTTCATCATTGACATATTGATCTCACTTCTTCTGTCCCTGAATACGACAAACATTTACCAAAACTGTCATGTTTACCATAATGAAGTTTGTTTCTCCAATATAAAAACATCATAATTATTACATTAAAGGAGATGAACTTTTTTATTCCACTTGAACTTAAAATATTAGGAACATAACACGAACTTCATTTTACTATTAATATCGGTCTTATATAACTCAATGGAAAAGTGACATCAGTGTTAGTCCTCTTTCATATTCTTTCCTGTTGGACAGTGGCTGTCCGCTACGGATTGGTACTATGTGTGAGACTCACTTTTAACAGCATACATCCAGATTGTGTTGCATAAGAATTTCAAAAAATAATTACCTATTATTAATAAATGATTTACATTGAATATTATCCAAGGTAGCACAGAAATACGTTGTTCTACATTTTTAATCAGGCTCTTTATTTACATTGTTCAGACTTAATTGTGAACTTTGCCATTTGCGAGTTCTGTCCCCTCGCACATGTGGAGTGGGCGAGTGGAGAAAGAAGGCAGGGATTGGGAGGGAGTGTTAGGGTAGAGTGACAGATTGCTGGGAGAGAAGTCAGCAGGTGCAAGGGATAGGAATGTGCTGTCAGAGAGCTTATTCTGGCTATAGGCAGGGGGAGTTGTGCACATTGCTCAATGCTATGGAGGAGTGGAtgtggaggacggggaaggaactttGAAGAAGAGGGTGTGGGTGCAGAATAAGTGAAGTAAGATCACGGGGCAGGGGTGGAGGCAGGAGCTAGCAAAGTTAGAGGCCAAGAGGATCACGGGATTGAAGAATGCTTTGCAAGGACAACTCCCATCTATATAATTCAGAGAAAGTAGTGTTTGGCAAGGACCCAAATGGCAttggttgtgaagcagctattgaaattgagcatgttgtatTTAACGGGTTCAGCTACTGTCTGATACCCACCCAATACATCCTACTAAAGTCCCATCACAGGCCTATGCTACCTTACATTACCCTGTCATATCCTATCGGTGGCATGGGCACCTTTGGAAAGCAGTCATCTTGTATACCAGCTTCGCTGTAATTTCTGCACGACATTTCATGTGGACATAACGCCCAATTAAGTGTTCATCCAATTAAATGACTACTGTCAAACTGCGACCAGTAGCAAAATTGACCACCCAGTGCATGAGCATGCTGCTGAGCAAACCATGCTCGATTTCAATTGCTGTTTcacaccatgtttttgtttatattgTATCCTTACTATCCACTTGTCATGTTGTGTCTATCTTACAGGGATTTGTAAACACTGCTATTCATTTCTCCTCATTTTTAGAGTCACTACTATATTACTCAGTAGCATAAATgtcactttattttaatatttttctcttttctgtctGAATGTGACTGTACAGAAGGAAGTAAAAACACTTAACTTCATCCTTTTTACTGTTACTGTAAGCTGTTACACAGGGTGGTGCATGAAAAACAGGCCCCGAGTGCTACATTGCTCATTGTTGCCAACCAGTTGCCATCTATTGTTTCAAACATGTTGTGACTGTGTTTTGTATTCTCAGTATGAAAGCCATTGCAACTTGGTTAAGATGTGTTAAGTAAATATCTCAGCGAGGTGTATCCTATTCAAGAAAGAATTGTCGCACAGGAGGCATACGTGTCAACCACTTCATATTAGGAAATGCGGGACATTTTTGCAAAGAAGTTTCCTAGCATTTCCGTAGTAGCAAAGAGCAGTATACAGGATATGGTAACAAAGTGGCATACTACAGGGTCAGCTGCAAATGATGCTGTAGTTGTAGATGTTCGAGCACAAATGGTCCAGAGTCCAAAGAAGTAGAGACGTAAATTGTCACAAAAAGTGACGTTTTTGCATAAGTCTTGTCAGTGTGTTTTACACAATTTAGGGATAAAGCCCTACAAAATGAGATGTGCCAAGGAAGTCAAAGAGGAAGATAATACAAATGTATGAATTGCTGTACATGGCTATGTCAAACAATTGAGAGTGGAATGCTGGATCCGctgctgtatttcatcagtgatgaAGACAAGTTCCATCTGACAGGGCAGGTGAATCTGTCACACTTCACGTCACTCAGTCTCACAAATTTAGGAAAGATTTATAGAAGAAAGGACTGTCAGCAAAGGATTGTGGCTGCTGTATTCACTGGACCTAACCACTTATTACTTTTGTCTGAGGGCAGTCTAAAGGGGAAAGTGTATGCAAATAAGCCAATAATGTTAGAAGATTTGAAGGACAATAttcataatgaaattttaaaaactgaTATGTCAGAGTTGTTCAAAATGTGTATTAACACATTAGGCATGCAAAAGTGGTTTGAAGCACAAGGTGATCATTTTCAGCACTTAATTTAATGTAAAAAACAAGATTAGTTCATTAGGTTAgctcactttttatttatttataatctaattattacatgtttatcttttTGCTGTTGTATCTTTCCT carries:
- the LOC126236923 gene encoding zinc finger protein 37-like, with product MASPVETQHEDQEHPGFSISYRLIQGDIMTPDTEKEQNNSSKTTHCLICNSRVAVSSRNSCNIFHKYTVTSTEKPISYTIGTVLGVEMSEDTVHSHVICKKCFKLFNEIDEIEARLEEVKLEITTNYNKTLKIQSEAEKEIVHIVEEDEENHKLPLGSEDGNVVKAKVLPRARKKGPLKKMKSSHLINSEEEYEQQKENSVCQIEISDPDSNYATEVIENSEITDNNGDVIQIKIEQSEESNSREVHRKRGTKRKQKTANEPQDYDAQDKVIERDGQNYTCLLCDEDQRAVGDMKSISSHTKNVHNIRVYICDICGQDFRKRNELSAHLDEHAATEDGDYQCEVCNRIFSNLRLFRVHKRMHYPQSKLWTCETCGKRYSSRNLLEEHINTHTGVRPYVCEVCGKDFASKYTYRAHAKTHEIRPRPFTCNECGKTFLSAQNLAQHERTHNGSREYICEQCGKAFGTPRNLEVHSVVHSGCKPFVCRTCGKAFARKAEIRDHERTHTGEKPYQCEFCGATFSQRSNLQSHKRATHLQDKRYKCADCGKGFKRRRLLDYHVKAAHTGERPYKCPTCDATFVYPEHFKKHRRIHTGEKPFHCEVCGKAFNSRDNRNAHRFVHSDKKPYECLCCGMGFMRKPLLYNHMQSQGHLNDTIVVNQPRLTSDDDLTREAVVATAGELSAGAEVEMTVVDGSHVPEHETKVYIAELKDHVIIQQDSDDRCYAEKTVVVEDADTKSQTVQEAVEHLIIDGQVHFADPSELADIHTDVGSVTEITTSSGDTSRHTLVVPATPNLGAAAAAYEQDAVATLSGSVPAIQTSSGPVHLVQIRIPSSEHLGAGRTWFNVVNASQ